The genomic segment GAGAATTCGTTCGAACAACCGGCCAGAATCGCGCCGCGCACGAAGACATTCACGGTCGATCGGCCGGCATTCGCTTACGAGTTTCCGAAGCATTCGGTGACGGTTATTAGGATATCTGGTTGATGCCGTGAGTCTAGCCTTGCCTAGTCGATCCAGACCGTCTGCTCTCTTCGGGGCCCTACGGACACGCATCCGACTTTGACGCCGGTCGTCTCTTCGACGAAGGCGATATAGCCGCGCGCCGCGGCCGGAAGCTCAGAGAATCGGCGTGCGCCGGGGTCAGTCATCCAGCATATCCATAAAGGCTTTGGCTGCGAGCGAAGGCGCCGAATCCTTGCGCAAGCCCATTCCGAAGTGCCTTGCCGGCAGCGGAACTTGTGTGTTCAGCGCCAGTAATGAGCCGCTTGCAACGCGGGAAGCGATGAAGGCTTTCGGGACGAAGGCTACGCCATAACCGCGCTCCGCGAATTCCGCGAGCATCTCAAGACTGCTCAGCTCGAAGTCGGCTTCGGCCTGGATCCCATGCGATTGGAACCATCTTTCGATAAACAGCCGGGACGAGCTGCCGGGAGACAGCATCAGAAGAGGGAGCTCCGCAAGCCGCTCCATCGATAGCGTCTCCTCGGCCCAATCGGCATGCACGCTTCCTGCGACAGCGCAATACGGCGAAGCATGGGAGACGCCTACTTGGATTTCTTCGTCCTCTACGGGCAAATGAACGAAGCCGAGGTCCAGCGAGCCCTCCTTCAACCTTTCCACGATTCTGCCGGTCCGTTCTTGCGAGAGCTGAATACGGACAGCGGGATATCGGGCATGAAAAGCGTCTAGCGAGGGGAGAAGGAAGTCTTTGACGATCGCCCCGTTTGCGCCAATCCGCAGCCGGCCCTCCTCGAATTGCTTCAGCTGCTTCATATGCCGCTCTGCCGCATCGAGTTCGGCGAATGCTTGCCGTACATAGCGGTATAAGGCTTGTCCTTCCGAAGTCAACCGGACCCCTTTGGACAGTCTGTCGAACAGCCCAATCCCGAGCGCCTCTTCAAGCTGCTTGATCGCGTAGCTTACCGAAGGCTGCGTCATATGAAGGTTTTGCGCGGCTTTGGTCAGGTTGGAAGTTTCTGCGGCCTGCAAGAAAATGCGATACCATTCCATATTTGCGATTATTTGATATCGTTCCTCTCTATGACAAACGTCGATTATTCTGATTTCATTTATTGCAAGTATAGCCCTAAACTCAAAGAGAAGAAATCTTAACGAGTCGGGGAGGCGGCGGCATGGCCGGAAGTACGTTCGGGGAACGCTTGAAAATGACGACGTTCGGGGAGTCGCATGGCGTGTCTGTCGGTGTCATTGTGGAAGGCGTTACGCCGGGCGTCGAGCTTGACGAAGCTTACATTCAGGTTCAAATGGACCGAAGGAAGCCGGGGCAGTCCTCGGTCACGACTCCGCGAAAGGAATACGATAAAATTCGCATTTTGTCAGGCGTCTTTGAAGGTCGAACGACGGGGACGCCATTATGCATCATGCTCGACAATACGGACATGATCCCTTCGGCATACGACGATCTTAAAGCCATGTTTCGGCCCGGACACGCGGATTTTACCTACGAAAAGAAGTACGGCATTCGCGACTACCGGGGGAGCGGCAGGGCTTCCGGGAGAGAGACGGCAGCGCGGGTAGCGGCCGGCGCAGTTGCGCGCAAGCTGTTGGAGAGAAGAGGCGTGTCCGTCCTGGCGTATACAACCGAGATCGGCGGCATCCGGTGCGAAACCTTCGATGCGGATGCGATCGATCGCAATATCGTGCGGGCGTGCGACGCTCAAGCGGCGGTACGCATGATCGAACAAGTGGAACGATTAGCTGCGGAAGGGGACAGCTGCGGGGGAATCGTGGAGTGCAGGATCGGCGGCGTCGAGGCGGGGCTCGGAGAGCCTGTGTTTGACAAATTGGACGCGGAGCTTGCGAAAGCGATGCTGTCTGTCGGCGCGATCAAGGGAATTGAATTCGGAGCGGGCTTTCAGGCTGCTTCGATGCGGGGGAGCGAGCACAACGACCAGATGGATGCGGGCGGCTTTCTGACAAACCATGCGGGCGGCATCGTCGGCGGCATCAGTACCGGCTCGGACATTGTGTTCCGAGTCGCCGTCAAGCCCACATCATCGATCTCTACCGCGCAAAGGACCGTTGACGCGGATGGCCGGGAGCGGGAGATCTCGACGATCGGCAGGCACGACCCGTGTATTTGCCCCCGGATCGTTCCTGTGATCGAAGCAATGGCGTGCATGGTGATTGAGGATCATTACAAGAGACAAACGGCTCTGCTAGACTAGGTTGATGAAACTAGGCAACGACATAAAACCGATTAAACCCGAGGGGTGTACGCAGGCGGCAAGAAGTCTCAACCAGAAACAAACTTAGCTCGTACGCGGCGAACCTGCCGCAAGAGGTCCCAACCAGAAACAAACGCAGCCTGAACGCGGCGATCCCGCCGCAAGAAGTCTCAACCAGAAACAAATCGAGTCCCGGACGCCAACGTCCGAGACTCGATTATTCTCAAACCCAAAACAACCCCAAAAACCGGCAAGCTCGTAGTCCCACGCTAGCTCAACCTCACCAATCGCGCCCCATGCGACGCGACCTCCAGCTCGAGCCGCTCTCCAACCGGCGCAAGCGCCGATGAAGCCCACATATCGAACGCCTTGGCGTCGTCGGCGCGTCCGCGCCAGCCGAGCGCGTCCAGCCCGACGCCGACCCGCAGCGGCGAGTCGCCAACATTAAACAGCGCGACATAGCGCACGCCGTCAGGCCCGTTCGATGTCCAGACGATGCGGTCCCCGTCCCGCGACACCAGTCTGGCGTCCGTTCCGTCGCGATGCATGGCGAGCACGTCGCGGTTCGTGAGCAGCGACAGCGTCCAGTCGTCGTTGTCGTTCAGTTCGCCGCCGAAAAACAGAGGCGAGCGGAACAGCGTCCATAGCGTCATCATCGTCACCTGCTCGTCCCTGCTGAAGCGCGTCCAGCGGTCCGCGCCGCCGCCGTCGACCGAGCGGATGCCGATGTGTCCGAGCGGCAGCATGTCGCAGTCGGGCCAATGTCCCGGTCCCGTCCGGCCCTGCCACTGCTCGCAGCGGTCGAACATGTCGAGCAGCGGCTCCCACAGGTCCCAGAAATCGTCGGTCATCCGCCACATATTGGCGTTCGCCTCCAGGAAGTCGGCGTGAGCGAGCGGCGCCGGTCCCGGCGACAGGCTCAGCGTCATCGGACGTCCGCAGCGGTCGATCGCCCACCGAATCATCGCGATCTCCGGCAGATGCGTATCGTACAGCCGAGATGCGGCGATATCGTCCACTTTGACGAAGTCGACACCCCACTGCGCATACAGCTGGAACAACGAGTCATAGTAGGCCTGCGCGCCTTCCTTGGATGCGTCCACGCCGTACATGTCGGTGTTCCACGGGCAGATCGAGTTCGGATGCGCGATATCGCGCGCGGTGTCGGATGTGCCTTTGATCGCCGTGGCGGCATGCGCGGCCTGGCGCGGGATGCCCCGCATGATGTGGATGCCGAATTTAAGTCCGAGATCATGAATGTAGTCGGCAAGCGGCTTGAAGCCCCGGCCGTCCGCCGCGGACGGGAACCGGTTCACGGCGGGCATCAGCCGCGAATATTCGTCCATCTCGAGCGGCACGAACGAACGGTACTGCGAGGAGACGGCGCCCGGCTCGTACCACTGAATATCGACGACGACGTATTCCCAGCCAAATTCCTTCAGATGCGCGGCCATATAGTCGGCATTGGCGCGGATTTCCTTTTCCGTCACGGCTGCGCCGTAGCAGTCCCAGCTGTTCCAGCCCATGGGCGGCGTCGGGGCGATCAGATGATGATGCAAGCGGAGACACTCCCTGTACAAGAGATATTATTGCGGTCATGTCCTCATCATAATGCCGACGGAACTTGCTGAGAACCGTAATTTCAGATGATGGATAGCACAAAATTGCTGTCCGTCACGAATCGTAGAACAGCCGGCTGTACGGGAGCTGGCGGCCTTCGCGATACTGCCCCGGCGTCTGGCCGGTCAGCTTGCGGAACACTTTGATAAAATAACTGCCGCTCGAGTACCCGACGGCCGAAGCGATCGCTTCGACGCTCCAGTCGGTCCGGCCGAGTAGCTCGACGGAACGCTCGATGCGCACGCGGTTCAGATAATCGTTGGGCGTCTGGCCGACATAACGCGAGAACGTCCTGAGGAAGTGATACTTGGACAAGCCCGACTCGGCAGCCAGCTGCGATTGGCCGACCATCTCGGCGTAGTTCGCGTCGATGAAGCGGACAGCCGCGCGGACGGCATCCGGCCATGCGTCCCATTCCCGGTCTGGCGCCGACGCGAAGCGGGCGAGCGCCATGACGAATTGATAGACGTGGGAGGAAGCGGTGAACGGGTCGGTTATTTTGCCGCCGCGCGCTTCCTCGAAGATCGCCCGCAGCTTGCGGATCGGGGCGCTGCCTGACGGCAGCTCGATGATATCTCCCAGCTTCGACTTGATCGCCTCCCAGGCGGGGAGGAGGAGACGCGGCCTGAACAGCAGAAAATAAAAGGTCCACTCCGCATGGTCCGCCGGCAGATAGTAGCGATGGTCTCCGGGAATCTCGACGAGGAAGGCCGAGCCCGGGCGGACGTCTTCCCGTCGCTCCCCGATCTCGACGGCACCCTGGCCGGCCAGCGTGTACTGAAAGAGCAGGAGCGGCCCGTCGTCGCGCGTCAGGCCGTCCCAGCGATACGCGGCGCTGACCTCCCGCTCCCGTCCGACCGCGAATAAGCCGCATAACGGCAGCTCCGGGGAATCGGCGAAGCGGAAGCCGTAGGTGCCGTATTCGGCGGCGGCTTCGATCATGTCATCGTCTCCTTTTCGCACCCCTCAAGGTCAATCGTAGTAGATGGCATCGTACGGGAACTCCAGCTTCTTGTTCCGGTACGCGACCGGCGACATATTCATATATTCTCGGAACACCTTGCCGAAGTAGCTGGGGCTGTCGAAGCCGCACCGCCTGCCCACTTCCTGAACCGGCAGATCCGTCGTTCGGAGCATCGCGATCGCGGCTTCAACCCTTCTGTCCCGCAGATAGGCAAGCGGCGAGGTGTGCTCGGCTTTTTGGAACAGTCTGCAAAAATGATATTTGTTCACTCCAAGCTCCCGGGCGATCGCATCCAGCGTTAAGGGCGAAGCGAAGTTCGCCTTCATCAGCCGCTTGGCTTCATGCAGCAGCGTGTGAGACTTCGAGCTGACTTCCCGTCCCGCATCACGGCTGGATTGGAGCAGCGCGAGCATCCACTCGTAGGCGAGGACCGACAAGCGGTACTTATCCGTGATCTTCTCTTCGGAGACAGTCCGATAGAGCTTCCACAGCTGCGAGATTAAGGGAGAGTCCGCATCCCTGCGAATGACCGCCCCTTCCTGCGCCAGGACGAGATCCCAGATCCGGCTGGCTTCGTCGCCCCGCAGATTAAGCCAGAGCACTTCCCAAGGGGCGCCATTCTCCTCGTAGTAATAACGGTGGTTGCCCGGAATCCGGACAAGGAACGCCGACCCTTTCGGCAAGCGGACCCGCCGCTGCTCGTATTCGATCCAGCCTTCGCCGCTAAGCGTATATTGGAAGACGACATGTCCGCAGTCCGGACGGTCATCGCCAGAGAAGGCGTATCCGGCGTTCGCGATGTGCTGCCAGCCGATCGAATCGACGGTCAACATCGATTGCTCTTCATGGCGAAATCCGTAGACGGAAGGCTCCATCTTCTATTTATCTCCCATTTCGTCAAAGTCAATTTTGTTATAGTATAGCGCACAAACTTAAGATTGTCCCCCAACAGGCCCGGCGGTAATATCGAGGTACGAAGCCGTCCCTTAAGGAGGAAATATGAAATACGAGACAATCCGCATCGCATTGCTGGAAAATGAATATTGGTGGGGCGGGGCCGTAAGCGATGGCGTGCAGATGCCGTTTGGCGGCCGCGACCACTGGAGAGATCTGTACGGCGATGCCGGCTATAACCAGGCGAGTCCGCTGCTGCTCTCCAGCCGGGGGAGGAGCGTATGGTCGGAAGCGCCGTTCCACTTCGCCTTCAAGGACGGCGCGCTGACCGTCTCAGGGCAAGCGGGAACGATCAAGATCGAGCAAAACGGGGGAAATCTGCGGGAGGCGTTCGGTCATGCCGCGCGCACGTATTTTCCGGCGTCGGGCGCCTCTCCGGATCCGCTGTTTTTTAACGTGCCGCAGTACAATACCTGGATGGAGATGAGCTACGAACCGACGCAGGAGAAGGTGCTGGCTTATGCGGAAGCGATCGTCGCGAACGGATTTCCGTCCGGCATCCTGATGATCGACGACAATTGGCACGAGGATTACGGCACGCTGACGTTCCATGCGGGGCGCTTCCCGGATCCCAGGGCGATGGTCGAAAGGCTGCATGCGCTCGGGTTTCGCGTGATGCTGTGGGTCAGCCCGTTCGTCAGCCCCGACGGGGAGGTGTTCCGGTATCTTCACCGGCAGGGGTTTTTGCTGCGGGAAGCGGACGGCGAGCCTGTCATCCGCAAGTGGTGGAACGGCTACAGCGGGATCTTGGACGGCACGAACGAGGGCGCCCTGAACTGGTTCAACGGGCAGCTTGATCGTCTTATCGAGAAGTATGGAATCGACGGATTCAAGCTGGATGCCGGAGATCCGCAGTACTACAAGCCTTCGGACGTCGGCGCAAGGCCAGCGACGCCGAACGAGCAGTGCGAAGCATGGGCGCGGCTGGGACTCCGGTATGCGTTCAATGAATACCGGGCCTGCTGGAAGCTGGCCGGCCAGCCGATCGTCCAGCGCCTGAGCGACAAAAATCACAGCTGGATCGGGGACGGTCTCGCCAGCTTGATCCCGAACGGCCTGGCGCAAGGGCTGGTTGGCTACGCGTTCAACTGCCCGGACATGGTCGGCGGCGGCCAGTACGAGGACCTGATCCGTCCCGACTTCGAGGTCGATCAGGAGCTGTTCGTGCGGTACGCGCAGTGCTCGGCGCTGTTCCCGATGATCCAGTTTTCCACGGCGCCCTGGCGAGTGCTGGATGAACGGCACTTGGCTTATTGCCTGGAGGCCGCCAAGCTTCACTGCACGCTCGGACCCGAGATCGAGCAGCTCGTCCGGCAGTCCGCGGCGTCGGGCGAGCCGATCATGCGGCATATGGCGTACGCGTTCCCGGAGGGCGGCTTCGAGACCGTCTCCGACCAGTTCATGCTGGGGAACGACATTTTGGCGGCGCCGGTATTGGAAAAAGGAGCGACCTCGCGAAAAGTCGCCTTCCCGCAAGGGACATGGCAGGGCGACGACGGCAGCTCCGTGAGTGGCCCGTGCACGGTCGAAGTGGAGGCGCCGTTGTCCAGGCTGCCCTGGTATCGCCGCGAACAAGCATAGAAGCATAGGTTAAACGGAAGAGCCCATCACGCAGCGGGCTCTTTTTGTTATTAGGATTAATAGGCGGAATCGTGCAAAAGGTTCGCGTAATTGTCCGAAGGCCAGCCGGCGGCATTCCGTTCATGCTGCCGCTTACCTCGGATACGGAGCAAATCGCCCGCGTTTAACTACGAGACGGATGCTTCTAATTTTAAACTGTTCGAGTCGTTCGTGGAGGCGTGCGAGTGTTCGTATCAGATTCAAGCGTTGTTAGTTTGATCCAAGAAAGTACTAGAACACGGAATTGGTAATTCTACTAAACTTACTACGTTTATATATGGTAGAATATAGTATTACGTGATATATTGCAGATAAGTAATTGAAATAATTTCCTATCGCGTATCTCATAATGTTTACTAGGATACAAACATGGACATCATTCTAGGGTAAGCAACTCTAGGAGGTGTCTAGCGGTGAAAAAAGGGAGGAGATTAAAGATGCCTACTGCTGCGACGAAGCCCATACGTCCTACCAAAGCAAGTTTTAACTCTTCTGAGGAAAAGCAAAAGTTTATCGACTATGCTACTCAAACAAAAAAAACAGAGTCGGTAGGCATGGATAAGGTTAGAGAAATGGTTCGTAACCATAGAGAAAAAAGGAAGTAATCATTTTGCTTGAGTGGGACTTCATCGATCAAAAATATATGACCAAAATTGAGGATTTTCAATGTAGCGACGAACCAAGCGTCCGAGCATTTCTTCAAGAAGAGGCTTTGTCTTTCCATAACCTTGGGATTGCCAAAACAAAGTTATTTTTTGATGATGAAGACAATCTTGTCGGATATTTTACGCTATACAACGACATGATGACGATAGGCAGAAAGAAACGTAGACGACACAATTTAAACGAACTGCCGTCATATAAATATTATCCCGCAATTAAATTACATTACATGGGCGTTGACCAGCGGTTTAGAAACAGAGGATTCGGGGCGTACCTTCTCTCCTCGGCGATGGTTGCGGCTAAAGAAGTATCAGAGCAATCCGGATGCCTTTTCCTTACAGTAGAATCGCTAAAAAGTGCTATAGGATTCTATTACAAATACGAATTTAACAAATTGAATGTCAATGGCTCTTACCTCAATATGTTTCTTAAACTAAATGAATTGTAGCGCGACCACTTCCTCTCCGAAGTGGTTTTTTATGATTGCCCCGACAAGTCCGCTCTTTGATGACGCCATCCCCGATGGTAAGATATAACTATGTCGACGACGATACTAGCCACCAAATTTCATATGCCGCCGCGCCGCCCCGGCACGGTGCTTCGCCGGCGGCTGATCGATAAGCTGCAGCAGGGCTTGCACCGCAAATTGACCCTGATCTCCGCTCCCGCAGGTTACGGAAAAACGTCGCTGGCCGGCGAATGGATCGCCGATTGCGGGCGGCCGGCCGCATGGCTGTCCTTGGACGAAGCTGACGGCGAGATCGCGCGCTTCCTGGCCTGCTTCATCGCGTCCCTGCAGACGATCGAGGAGAAGATCGGGCATGGCGTCCTTGCCGTGCTTCAATCGCCGGAGCCGCCGCCGATAGAGCCGGTTCTCTCCGCGCTCGTCGAGGAGACGGCGGGCATGGCGCCGTTCATTCTCGTCCTGGACGATTATCACGCAGCGGCATCGATGCCCGTCGACGCTGCCGTTGCTTTCTTGCTCGATCATCTGCCCGCACATGCCCATCTGGCGATCGTCACCCGCGAGGACCCGCTTATCCCGGTGGCGCGGCTGCGGGCGCGGGACCAGATGACCGAATTGCGCGCGGCCGACATGCGATTTACATCGGCCGAGATCCAAGACTTCCTGAACGGCGTCATGGGACTTCGTCTGCCCGCGGATCAAGTAGGCGTACTGGAATCCCGCACGGAAGGCTGGATCGCCGGCTTGCAGCTCGCTGCGCTCTCGATCCAGGGCGACCGCGGGTCGGACCGCTTTATGCAGTCGATCTCCGGCAGCCATCGATTCGTGCTGGATTATCTGGTCGAAGAGGTTCTGCATCGGCAGCCCGAAGCCGTTCAGGATTTTCTGGTGCACACCTCCATCCTCGACCGCCTGTGCGGTTCGCTTTGCGATGCGCTGCTGACCGATCCCAAGGCAACGGGTCGCCATCGGCTGCTTGATCTTGAACGCCAGAATTTGTTCATCGTCCCTCTGGACCATGAACGACGGTGGTATCGATATCATCACTTGTTTGCCGAATCCTTGCAGAGAAAGCTGCAGGATCGTCTGGACGCGAGCGGCATCGCGGAATTGCATGGCCGAGCAAGCGCATGGTATGAAGCGCAAGGCTTCGAGCTTGAAGCGTTCGGCCATGCCGCGAAGGCGGCCGATATCGACCGCGCCGCACGGCTGCTCGAGGGCAACGGGATGCCGCTGCATCTTCGCGGAGCTGCAGGTCTCGCGCTGCAATGGCTGGCTTCGCTGCTTCGAGCCGAATTGGACGCCAGGCCGGCTTTGTGGGTCATGTACGGATCGGCGCTGCTGATCGCGGGGAAGCCGACGCATATTGAGCCCAAGCTGCGAGCCGCGGAAGCGGCGTTCCAAGACGCCCCTCAGGATGCCCGCGTCCAGGACTGGATCGGGGTAATCGCCGCGACCCGGGCCGCGGTGGCCTCGCTCGCGCTGGCTGCGACGCCGGTCGGCTCCGAGCTCAAATTGCAGTCAGCCGAAGCTACCATGCAAGCGTCGGCGCAGGA from the Cohnella hashimotonis genome contains:
- a CDS encoding adenylosuccinate synthetase; translated protein: MTDPGARRFSELPAAARGYIAFVEETTGVKVGCVSVGPRREQTVWID
- a CDS encoding LysR family transcriptional regulator codes for the protein MEWYRIFLQAAETSNLTKAAQNLHMTQPSVSYAIKQLEEALGIGLFDRLSKGVRLTSEGQALYRYVRQAFAELDAAERHMKQLKQFEEGRLRIGANGAIVKDFLLPSLDAFHARYPAVRIQLSQERTGRIVERLKEGSLDLGFVHLPVEDEEIQVGVSHASPYCAVAGSVHADWAEETLSMERLAELPLLMLSPGSSSRLFIERWFQSHGIQAEADFELSSLEMLAEFAERGYGVAFVPKAFIASRVASGSLLALNTQVPLPARHFGMGLRKDSAPSLAAKAFMDMLDD
- the aroC gene encoding chorismate synthase, translating into MAGSTFGERLKMTTFGESHGVSVGVIVEGVTPGVELDEAYIQVQMDRRKPGQSSVTTPRKEYDKIRILSGVFEGRTTGTPLCIMLDNTDMIPSAYDDLKAMFRPGHADFTYEKKYGIRDYRGSGRASGRETAARVAAGAVARKLLERRGVSVLAYTTEIGGIRCETFDADAIDRNIVRACDAQAAVRMIEQVERLAAEGDSCGGIVECRIGGVEAGLGEPVFDKLDAELAKAMLSVGAIKGIEFGAGFQAASMRGSEHNDQMDAGGFLTNHAGGIVGGISTGSDIVFRVAVKPTSSISTAQRTVDADGREREISTIGRHDPCICPRIVPVIEAMACMVIEDHYKRQTALLD
- a CDS encoding glycoside hydrolase family 27 protein, whose product is MHHHLIAPTPPMGWNSWDCYGAAVTEKEIRANADYMAAHLKEFGWEYVVVDIQWYEPGAVSSQYRSFVPLEMDEYSRLMPAVNRFPSAADGRGFKPLADYIHDLGLKFGIHIMRGIPRQAAHAATAIKGTSDTARDIAHPNSICPWNTDMYGVDASKEGAQAYYDSLFQLYAQWGVDFVKVDDIAASRLYDTHLPEIAMIRWAIDRCGRPMTLSLSPGPAPLAHADFLEANANMWRMTDDFWDLWEPLLDMFDRCEQWQGRTGPGHWPDCDMLPLGHIGIRSVDGGGADRWTRFSRDEQVTMMTLWTLFRSPLFFGGELNDNDDWTLSLLTNRDVLAMHRDGTDARLVSRDGDRIVWTSNGPDGVRYVALFNVGDSPLRVGVGLDALGWRGRADDAKAFDMWASSALAPVGERLELEVASHGARLVRLS
- a CDS encoding AraC family transcriptional regulator; its protein translation is MIEAAAEYGTYGFRFADSPELPLCGLFAVGREREVSAAYRWDGLTRDDGPLLLFQYTLAGQGAVEIGERREDVRPGSAFLVEIPGDHRYYLPADHAEWTFYFLLFRPRLLLPAWEAIKSKLGDIIELPSGSAPIRKLRAIFEEARGGKITDPFTASSHVYQFVMALARFASAPDREWDAWPDAVRAAVRFIDANYAEMVGQSQLAAESGLSKYHFLRTFSRYVGQTPNDYLNRVRIERSVELLGRTDWSVEAIASAVGYSSGSYFIKVFRKLTGQTPGQYREGRQLPYSRLFYDS
- a CDS encoding helix-turn-helix transcriptional regulator; this translates as MEPSVYGFRHEEQSMLTVDSIGWQHIANAGYAFSGDDRPDCGHVVFQYTLSGEGWIEYEQRRVRLPKGSAFLVRIPGNHRYYYEENGAPWEVLWLNLRGDEASRIWDLVLAQEGAVIRRDADSPLISQLWKLYRTVSEEKITDKYRLSVLAYEWMLALLQSSRDAGREVSSKSHTLLHEAKRLMKANFASPLTLDAIARELGVNKYHFCRLFQKAEHTSPLAYLRDRRVEAAIAMLRTTDLPVQEVGRRCGFDSPSYFGKVFREYMNMSPVAYRNKKLEFPYDAIYYD
- a CDS encoding glycoside hydrolase family 31 protein, yielding MKYETIRIALLENEYWWGGAVSDGVQMPFGGRDHWRDLYGDAGYNQASPLLLSSRGRSVWSEAPFHFAFKDGALTVSGQAGTIKIEQNGGNLREAFGHAARTYFPASGASPDPLFFNVPQYNTWMEMSYEPTQEKVLAYAEAIVANGFPSGILMIDDNWHEDYGTLTFHAGRFPDPRAMVERLHALGFRVMLWVSPFVSPDGEVFRYLHRQGFLLREADGEPVIRKWWNGYSGILDGTNEGALNWFNGQLDRLIEKYGIDGFKLDAGDPQYYKPSDVGARPATPNEQCEAWARLGLRYAFNEYRACWKLAGQPIVQRLSDKNHSWIGDGLASLIPNGLAQGLVGYAFNCPDMVGGGQYEDLIRPDFEVDQELFVRYAQCSALFPMIQFSTAPWRVLDERHLAYCLEAAKLHCTLGPEIEQLVRQSAASGEPIMRHMAYAFPEGGFETVSDQFMLGNDILAAPVLEKGATSRKVAFPQGTWQGDDGSSVSGPCTVEVEAPLSRLPWYRREQA
- a CDS encoding GNAT family N-acetyltransferase — its product is MLEWDFIDQKYMTKIEDFQCSDEPSVRAFLQEEALSFHNLGIAKTKLFFDDEDNLVGYFTLYNDMMTIGRKKRRRHNLNELPSYKYYPAIKLHYMGVDQRFRNRGFGAYLLSSAMVAAKEVSEQSGCLFLTVESLKSAIGFYYKYEFNKLNVNGSYLNMFLKLNEL
- a CDS encoding LuxR C-terminal-related transcriptional regulator, with the protein product MSTTILATKFHMPPRRPGTVLRRRLIDKLQQGLHRKLTLISAPAGYGKTSLAGEWIADCGRPAAWLSLDEADGEIARFLACFIASLQTIEEKIGHGVLAVLQSPEPPPIEPVLSALVEETAGMAPFILVLDDYHAAASMPVDAAVAFLLDHLPAHAHLAIVTREDPLIPVARLRARDQMTELRAADMRFTSAEIQDFLNGVMGLRLPADQVGVLESRTEGWIAGLQLAALSIQGDRGSDRFMQSISGSHRFVLDYLVEEVLHRQPEAVQDFLVHTSILDRLCGSLCDALLTDPKATGRHRLLDLERQNLFIVPLDHERRWYRYHHLFAESLQRKLQDRLDASGIAELHGRASAWYEAQGFELEAFGHAAKAADIDRAARLLEGNGMPLHLRGAAGLALQWLASLLRAELDARPALWVMYGSALLIAGKPTHIEPKLRAAEAAFQDAPQDARVQDWIGVIAATRAAVASLALAATPVGSELKLQSAEATMQASAQDDKTEDLIGLIAPVKDAGASASAEILDRVIAQSSRALAYLGPDQLSVRTSAAWMLGVACQRRGDYAGARQAYRQVVSYSHQLGHTLMAVLSWIGLGQIEEADGQPEAAASSYEEALRLAGDLPLPALREAQDGLRRARQDCQPGAKGGLIEPLSPRELEVLALIAEGLSNRDIGERLFLALDTVKGHNRRIFEKLQVQRRTEAIARAQALNLLPPPR